The following coding sequences lie in one Pirellulales bacterium genomic window:
- a CDS encoding HYExAFE family protein, with protein MAKRDNHYEAAFEEFLRCHHIPYVAVDEKKRALLGNASLKSLDFIISTPRGASWLVDVKGRRFPAGEQKQYWKNWSTQDDVRSLTAWQSLFGPSFSGLFVFAYEVVGDRAPVPAAKLFERSGRLYGFVGITLSDYAVRAHRISAAWDTLAMPTREFRSAAAPVEEFFCPADPPPMAPEPAVSFFSAW; from the coding sequence ATGGCCAAGCGCGATAACCATTATGAAGCGGCATTCGAGGAGTTTTTGCGCTGCCATCACATTCCTTATGTGGCCGTCGACGAGAAAAAGCGGGCCCTGTTGGGAAATGCGTCGTTGAAAAGCCTCGATTTCATCATCTCCACGCCGCGGGGAGCTTCGTGGCTGGTCGACGTGAAAGGGCGCCGCTTTCCGGCCGGCGAGCAAAAGCAATATTGGAAGAATTGGTCGACCCAGGACGATGTCCGCAGTCTCACGGCCTGGCAAAGTTTGTTCGGCCCGTCGTTCAGCGGACTGTTTGTGTTCGCCTACGAAGTGGTCGGCGATCGCGCGCCGGTCCCCGCCGCGAAGCTATTTGAAAGGAGCGGCCGGCTGTATGGCTTCGTGGGCATCACGTTGTCCGATTATGCAGTTCGCGCCCATCGCATCTCGGCGGCCTGGGACACGCTGGCTATGCCCACCCGTGAATTTCGTTCGGCCGCCGCTCCCGTGGAGGAGTTTTTTTGTCCCGCCGATCCGCCGCCGATGGCCCCGGAGCCGGCTGTTTCCTTTTTCTCGGCGTGGTAG